One genomic window of Solanum dulcamara chromosome 12, daSolDulc1.2, whole genome shotgun sequence includes the following:
- the LOC129875869 gene encoding ethylene-responsive transcription factor ERN1-like: protein MEINFQTHHHHKEEFSMKKVTKFIKGRKRSNSRNSNSNKFVGVRQRSSGKWIAEIKDTTHKKIRMWLGTFETAEDAARAYDEAACLLRGSNTRTNFVTTRVSADSQLAYRIRNLLDSKKIAKQNKQGNSAVFASTCSIVDSVSSEKIQESHEKVLNSCDDNNLYKPTTIPTTMDQSQTSCDRLYESSLTTCLHLNSSEDNNNDDFYKPDMMSCSSSCTSQAEVSWGFEFAQELFDFPIMDESISEMGCTEFERMKVERQISASLYAVNGVQEYMENVHDVDDLSLWDLPPLCSLLS from the coding sequence ATGGAAATTAACTTTcaaacacatcatcatcataaagaAGAATTCTCAATGAAGAAAGtaaccaaattcatcaaggGAAGAAAAAGAAGCAATAGTAGGAATAGTAATAGTAACAAGTTTGTTGGTGTAAGGCAAAGGTCTTCAGGAAAATGGATAGCTGAGATTAAAGACACAACACATAAGAAAATAAGAATGTGGCTTGGAACTTTCGAAACTGCTGAGGATGCAGCTCGTGCTTACGATGAAGCTGCTTGTCTCCTTCGTGGATCAAACACACGAACGAACTTTGTTACTACTCGTGTTTCAGCAGATTCTCAACTTGCTTACAGGATCAGAAATCTTCTTGATAGTAAGAAAATTGCAAAACAGAACAAGCAGGGGAACTCTGCTGTTTTTGCTTCAACTTGTAGTATAGTTGATTCAGTTTCTAGtgagaaaattcaagaaagtcATGAAAAAGTACTTAATTCTTGTGATGATAACAACTTATATAAGCCTACAACAATCCCGACTACTATGGATCAGTCTCAAACAAGTTGTGATaggctatatgaatcctcactgaCTACGTGTCTTCATTTAAATTCATCTGAGGATAACAATAACGACGACTTTTATAAGCCTGATATGATGAGTTGCTCGAGTTCGTGTACTTCACAGGCTGAAGTGTCATGGGGGTTTGAATTTGCTCAAGAATTGTTTGATTTTCCTATTATGGATGAGAGTATAAGTGAAATGGGATGTACagaatttgagagaatgaaaGTGGAAAGGCAGATATCAGCATCACTTTATGCTGTGAATGGTGTACAAGAATACATGGAGAATGTTCATGATGTTGATGATTTATCTCTTTGGGATCTTCCCCCTTTATGTTCTTTGTTATCCTAA